Proteins from a genomic interval of Rosa chinensis cultivar Old Blush chromosome 2, RchiOBHm-V2, whole genome shotgun sequence:
- the LOC112184355 gene encoding uncharacterized protein LOC112184355 yields MNLNNVLMLSTGTNFRAWRNSGERYMMMHENIDLVFHEDEPEALTDESSAEEVKAFKAWHMSNRMGKNSIRNTMSDTVRGSVEELDLATDYMEAIERKFKESEKVEAARLSKAFYDLKYDGSGGVREHIMKLININASLRELLTGVNDRQVVHVVLHSLPFPSVDLELATMH; encoded by the coding sequence atgaacctcaacaatgttTTGATGCTCAGTACTGGAACAAACTTTAGAGCCTGGAGAAACTCAGGAGAACGTTACATGAtgatgcatgagaacatagacttaGTTTTTCATGAGGATGAACCTGAGGCACTAACTGATGAGAGTTCAGCTGAGGAGGTTAAGGCTTTTAAAGCCTGGCACATGTCAAATAGAATGGGTAAGAACAGCATTAGGAACACTATGTCTGACACTGTAAGAGGTAGTGTAGAAGAACTTGATTTGGCTACTGACTACATGGAGGCcattgagagaaaatttaaaGAGAGTGAGAAGGTAGAGGCTGCAAGATTGTCTAAGGCTTTTTATGACCTGAAGTATGATGGATctgggggagttagagagcacatAATGAAGCTGATCAACATTAATGCTAGTCTCAGGGAGTTATTGACGGGAGTGAATGATAGACAAGTGGTGCATGTTGTACTGCATTCCCTGCCATTTCCTTCAGTGGACTTAGAACTAGCTACAATGCACTAA
- the LOC112185924 gene encoding senescence-specific cysteine protease SAG39, protein MEFINQMYSKCICLCLILIFGAWSSEATSRNLEDAAMYERYEQWMTRYGRQYSSMNEKETRFNVFKKNVAMIDSSNSDVNKPYKLSVNQFADLTTEEFKSQRTGFKGLRDTPRPTTSFKYENVSVVPSSLDWRTKGAVMPVKDQGQCGSCWAFATVGALEGALQLATGELVSMSEQELVDCDVGGENEGCMGGYPDVAFLYIIEKHGLTNEANYPYTATDNVCNTTEADSPSGSITGYEDVPVNSEQDLLKAVANQPVSVCIQAEGAFEYYSSGVLTGYCGTDLDHCVTAIGYGTTDEGIDYWLLKNSWGTEWGEEGYVRIQRNIEAVEGMCGIATSASYATV, encoded by the exons ATGGAGTTCATAAACCAGATGTACTCTAAATGTATTTGCCTGTGCTTGATCCTCATATTCGGGGCTTGGTCTTCTGAAGCCACCTCTCGGAATCTTGAAGATGCAGCCATGTATGAGAGATACGAGCAATGGATGACTCGTTATGGACGCCAATACAGCAGCATGAATGAGAAGGAGACTCGCTTCAATGTATTCAAGAAAAATGTGGCAATGATTGATTCTTCGAATAGCGATGTAAACAAACCATACAAATTGAGCGTCAATCAATTTGCAGACCTTACAACTGAAGAATTCAAATCCCAAAGGACTGGATTCAAGGGTCTTCGGGATACCCCTCGGCCGACTACTTCTTTCAAGTACGAAAATGTTAGCGTAGTGCCATCTTCACTAGACTGGAGAACGAAAGGAGCTGTAATGCCTGTCAAAGACCAAGGCCAATGTG GAAGCTGTTGGGCTTTCGCAACAGTGGGAGCCTTGGAAGGAGCTCTTCAGCTTGCTACTGGTGAACTAGTCTCTATGTCTGAGCAAGAGTTGGTTGACTGTGACGTCGGAGGTGAGAATGAAGGCTGTATGGGTGGCTACCCCGACGTTGCCTTTCTGTACATCATAGAAAAGCACGGGCTTACAAACGAGGCTAATTATCCCTATACTGCTACTGATAATGTGTGCAATACTACAGAGGCAGACAGCCCTTCAGGTAGCATAACCGGCTACGAAGATGTGCCTGTAAACAGTGAACAGGACCTTCTCAAGGCTGTTGCTAATCAACCTGTATCCGTTTGCATTCAAGCTGAGGGAGCATTCGAATACTATTCATCTGGTGTGTTGACAGGATATTGTGGAACGGACCTCGACCATTGTGTTACTGCTATTGGTTACGGAACAACTGATGAGGGGATCGATTATTGGTTGCTGAAAAACTCATGGGGCACAGAATGGGGTGAAGAAGGCTACGTTAGGATACAAAGAAATATAGAGGCTGTGGAAGGAATGTGTGGCATTGCTACGTCAGCCTCTTACGCTACTGTGTAG
- the LOC112184356 gene encoding agamous-like MADS-box protein AGL62, whose protein sequence is MGRRKIEIEKISNKNYLMATFSKRRKGLFHKASEFCRLSGAEIAIVVFSPGDRVYRFGHPSADSIIDRYDDPRTKNNNNKGTREFPYTLDDEGNEAHDDDLAGSKLGKEAADGKDELGKARFWWDNLPIEDMGLKQLEQYKSCLEVIRNELAYELHETKRRESHTKDFLSLIGFSTSTSTSDPVRERNCDIVEEHQAQLSWSSMTSAINPNFTI, encoded by the coding sequence atGGGACGCAGGAAGATAGAAATCGAGAAAATCAGTAACAAGAACTACCTAATGGCCACATTCTCTAAGCGGCGAAAGGGTCTGTTTCACAAAGCCAGTGAGTTTTGCAGGTTATCCGGTGCCGAAATCGCCATCGTTGTCTTTTCGCCAGGTGACCGTGTTTACCGGTTTGGTCACCCTTCAGCAGACTCCATCATTGACCGGTATGATGATCCGCGAaccaaaaataacaataataaggGCACACGAGAGTTTCCGTATACACTTGACGACGAAGGCAATGAAGCTCATGATGATGATTTGGCCGGCAGCAAGCTTGGAAAAGAGGCAGCTGATGGTAAGGATGAGCTTGGAAAGGCCAGGTTTTGGTGGGATAATCTGCCTATTGAAGATATGGGACTAAAACAACTTGAGCAATATAAAAGTTGCTTAGAAGTTATAAGAAACGAGCTGGCATATGAATTACATGAGACGAAGAGAAGAGAATCACACACCAAAGATTTTTTGAGTTTGATTGGCTTCAGTACTAGTACTTCTACTTCTGATCCAGTAAGAGAACGCAACTGTGATATTGTAGAAGAACACCAAGCACAGCTTTCATGGAGCAGCATGACGAGCGCAATTAACCCAAATTTTACTATTTAA
- the LOC112190861 gene encoding inactive TPR repeat-containing thioredoxin TTL3, translating to MPQTGKSTQEPGFDSLPTRFRDSVTCNDDHNKNKPDFKELDLGGSPVSPLMTRTSVNGVNNNGGGAATTSSSSSSSSGSVSSKTQLGRRSDGSRPNNHSGELTVSSEMSPRASESARSGTTPRNWKPEHRRSVSAGPPLIYSGKTFAGGSNVSAGGSVGNACGNVATNNSSSTSTTVFPSGNICPSGKITKSGIVWRASSKTDVLGSGCGNYGHGSIVRGVSKSDATGSNVGGNLQIGGESVAVKRAMGNSDPEEVKKAGNEMYKKGHFAEALTMYDRAVSLSPDNAAYRSNRAAALTALGRLAEAVRECEEAVRLDPGYGRAHQRLGSLYLRFGLAENASHHLSFPGQRPEQSELQKLKSLEKHLKQCSDARKLGDWKNVLRESDAAIEMGLESSPQLVASKAEALLKLHKLEDAESILSNIPKFENYPSSCLQTKLFGMLVEAYVLYVRAQVEMAFGRFENAVAAVEKAGVIDYSNVEVTRVSNIVKMVAKARSQGNDLFSSGRFAEACAAYGEGLKYDSSNSVLYCNRAVCWSKLGQWEQSVEDCNQALKIQPHYTKALLRRAVSNAKLERWAEAVRDYEVLRRELPGDNEVVESLHQARVALKKFRGEELHHVKSGGEVEEVSNLNKFKAAISSPGVSVIHFKVESNEQCEELSPFINMLCVRYPSVKFFKVDVEESLAIAKAESIRSVPTFKIYKNGEKVKEMVRPSHQFLEDSVRTSF from the exons ATGCCCCAGACAGGCAAATCCACCCAAGAACCGGGTTTCGACTCGCTCCCGACTCGCTTCCGTGACTCAGTCACTTGCAATGACGACCATAATAAGAACAAGCCCGATTTCAAAGAGCTCGATCTGGGCGGCTCACCCGTCTCGCCCTTGATGACCAGGACCTCAGTGAACGGCGTTAACAACAATGGAGGTGGCGCCGCCACTACTTCCAGCTCCAGTTCGAGCTCTTCCGGTTCGGTTTCCAGCAAAACCCAGCTGGGGAGAAGATCCGACGGCAGTAGACCCAACAACCACTCCGGCGAGCTAACTGTCTCCTCCGAAATGAGCCCCAGAGCTTCCGAGAGCGCCCGATCCGGTACCACGCCGCGTAATTGGAAGCCGGAGCATCGGAGATCGGTCTCCGCCGGACCGCCGTTGATCTACTCCGGCAAAACGTTCGCCGGCGGTAGTAACGTTAGTGCCGGGGGTAGCGTTGGTAATGCTTGTGGAAATGTAGCAACCAATAATTCATCTTCAACCTCCACAACTGTGTTCCCCAGCGGCAACATATGCCCTTCCGGGAAAATTACGAAGTCTGGAATTGTGTGGAGAGCCAGCAGTAAGACTGATGTTTTGGGTTCGGGGTGCGGCAACTACGGCCACGGTAGCATAGTTCGAGGGGTTTCGAAATCGGATGCTACTGGTTCGAATGTGGGTGGCAACTTACAGATTGGTGGGGAGTCTGTGGCGGTTAAGAGGGCAATGGGGAACTCTGATCCAGAGGAGGTGAAGAAGGCTGGGAATGAGATGTATAAGAAAGGCCATTTTGCGGAGGCATTGACAATGTATGATCGCGCTGTGTCTTTATCTCCGGACAATGCTGCTTACCGGAGTAACAGAGCGGCGGCATTGACCGCGCTGGGGCGGCTGGCCGAGGCTGTGAGGGAGTGTGAGGAGGCTGTCAGGTTGGACCCTGGTTATGGGAGGGCGCATCAACGGCTTGGTTCGCTTTATCTTCG TTTTGGGCTAGCGGAAAATGCCTCCCACCACCTCTCATTTCCTGGACAAAGGCCAGAACAGTCTGAGTTGCAGAAGTTGAAGTCACTGGAGAAGCATCTGAAACAATGTTCAGATGCCCGTAAGCTTGGTGATTGGAAGAATGTGCTAAGGGAATCAGATGCAGCCATAGAAATGGGACTGGAATCCTCCCCTCAG CTTGTGGCGTCCAAGGCAGAAGCTCTATTGAAGCTCCATAAACTCGAAGATGCAGAATCCATCCTATCAAACATACCTAAGTTTGAAAATTACCCTTCTTCCTGCTTGCAAACCAAGTTATTTGGCATGCTCGTTGAAGCTTATGTACTCTATGTAAGGGCCCAGGTTGAAATGGCATTCGGAAG GTTTGAGAATGCAGTAGCAGCTGTAGAGAAGGCTGGTGTAATCGATTACAGCAATGTTGAAGTTACAAGGGTATCAAATATTGTGAAAATGGTTGCGAAAGCTCGTTCTCAAGGTAACGATCTTTTTAGCTCTGGAAGGTTTGCTGAAGCCTGCGCTGCTTATGGGGAGGGCCTCAAGTATGATAGTTCCAATTCTGTTCTATACTGCAATAGAGCAGTTTGCTGGTCTAAGCTTGGACAATGGGAACAGTCTGTTGAAGACTGCAACCAAGCCCTCAAGATTCAGCCTCATTACACCAAAGCCCTTCTAAGAAGGGCTGTGTCGAATGCAAAG TTAGAACGATGGGCAGAGGCAGTGAGAGATTATGAGGTCTTGAGGAGGGAACTCCCCGGAGACAATGAGGTTGTTGAATCTCTTCACCAGGCTCGAGTGGCATTGAAGAAGTTCCGTGGAGAGGAACTTCATCATGTAAAGTCTGGCGGTGAAGTGGAAGAAGTTTCTAATTTAAATAAGTTCAAAGCTGCAATATCATCACCTG GTGTTTCTGTCATTCATTTCAAAGTTGAATCCAATGAGCAATGTGAAGAACTATCCCCATTCATAAATATGCTTTGCGTTAGATATCCATCTGTTAAATTTTTTAAG GTGGATGTGGAGGAGAGCTTAGCCATAGCAAAAGCTGAGAGCATAAGATCTGTTCCAACATTTAAAATTTACAAGAATGGTGAAAAGGTCAAGGAGATGGTCCGCCCAAGCCACCAGTTCTTAGAGGACTCCGTGAGAACCAGTTTCTAG
- the LOC112190846 gene encoding uncharacterized protein LOC112190846 translates to MAAEKVGGIVKKGHEEGQKLATSILQQFQLPQGILPLAEVIEVGFVESTGYVWIVQAKKVEHEFKMISKLVSYDTEITGYVEKKRIKKLKGVKAKELMLWPPVSEITVDEPPTGKIHFKSLAGITKTFPVEAFA, encoded by the coding sequence ATGGCAGCAGAGAAAGTAGGAGGCATTGTGAAGAAAGGCCACGAGGAAGGCCAAAAATTAGCCACCTCAATCCTCCAACAATTCCAACTTCCTCAAGGAATTCTTCCACTGGCCGAAGTCATTGAAGTTGGATTCGTGGAGAGCACCGGGTACGTGTGGATTGTGCAAGCGAAGAAGGTCGAGCATGAGTTCAAGATGATTAGCAAGCTTGTGAGCTATGACACTGAAATAACGGGCTACGTCGAGAAGAAGAGGATCAAGAAACTCAAGGGAGTGAAGGCCAAGGAGCTCATGCTGTGGCCTCCAGTGAGTGAGATCACAGTTGATGAGCCACCCACTGGGAAGATTCACTTTAAGAGCCTTGCTGGGATCACTAAGACCTTCCCTGTTGAGGCATTTGCTTAA